In the Candidatus Binatus sp. genome, CGCTTCGGCCGCGGCGAGCACCTCGAAGATCGCGATCGCGCGGCGCTTGACCGAATCGGCGAGCGCGGAAGAATCGATCATGGCGCGGATTTCGCCGAAATGGCGCTCGGGCTGCGGCTCGGTCACCTCGACATCGAACTTGACCGCCGAGATTCCGCTGACGACTTTGCGGCGCGTCGAGAGCTTGTAGCCGGAGAGCGCAACGGCAGCGATCGCTCGCTCGAAGTTGTCGAATGAGACGCCGCAGTCGAGGATCGCGCCGACGATCATGTCGCCGCTCAGCCCAGAGAATGCATCAAGATACGCGGTCTTCATCGTTAACCTTTACATGGTATCAGGGCGCCGATAGAATCAAAAACTTGGCTACTGACGGGCCAATCACCTAATGAGGCAAAGAGACCTCAAGCTGTTCCGAAAATTACTCGACGGGCGCAAGCGCGAGATTCTGCAAGAGGCGGAGCGCGCGCTGGGCATGATGAATGAGCCGGAAGAAGCGTTTGCGGACCCGACCGATCGCGCGGCGATGGAATCGGACCGGACGTTCCTTTTGCGAATGCGCGATCGCGAGCGCAAGCTGCTCGGCAAAATCGACGAGGCATTCGATCGAATCGAGGACGGCTCATACGGGCGCTGCGAAGAGTGCGACGGCGAGATCGGAATCG is a window encoding:
- the dksA gene encoding RNA polymerase-binding protein DksA, producing the protein MRQRDLKLFRKLLDGRKREILQEAERALGMMNEPEEAFADPTDRAAMESDRTFLLRMRDRERKLLGKIDEAFDRIEDGSYGRCEECDGEIGIERLKARPVTTFCIGCKSAQEAREQKS